Proteins encoded within one genomic window of Aspergillus nidulans FGSC A4 chromosome VII:
- a CDS encoding histone H4.2 (transcript_id=CADANIAT00009137), which yields MSGRGKGGKGLGKGGAKRHRKILRDNIQGITKPAIRRLARRGGVKRISAMIYEETRGVLKSFLESVIRDAVTYTEHAKRKTVTSLDVVYALKRQGRTLYGFGG from the exons ATGTCTGGAC GCGGAAAAGGTGGCAAGGGTCTCGGCAAAGGTGGCGCCAAGCGTCACCGCAAGATCCTACGTGACAACATCCAGGGTATCACCAAGCCCGCTATCCGTCGTCTTGCGCGCCGTGGTGGTGTCAAGCGTATCTCTGCCATGATCTACGAAGAGACCCGTGGTGTTCTAAAGTCTTTTCTCGAATCCGTTATCCGTGACGCCGTCACCTACACCGAACACGCTAAGCGCAAGACCGTCACCTCGCTAGACGTGGTCTACGCCCTTAAGCGCCAGGGCCGCACCCTCTACGGTTTCGGTGGCTAG